In the genome of Streptococcus oralis, one region contains:
- the greA gene encoding transcription elongation factor GreA, protein MAEKTYPMTLEEKEKLEKELEELKLVRRPEVVERIKIARSYGDLSENSEYEAAKDEQAFVEGQISSLETKIRYAEIVNSDAVAQDEVAIGKTVTIQEVGEDDEEVYIIVGSAGADAFAGKVSNESPIGQALIGKKTGDTATIETPVGSYDVKILKVEKTA, encoded by the coding sequence ATGGCAGAAAAAACTTACCCAATGACCCTTGAAGAAAAGGAAAAACTAGAAAAAGAATTAGAGGAGTTGAAACTCGTTCGTCGTCCTGAAGTGGTAGAACGTATCAAAATTGCTCGTTCATACGGAGACCTTTCGGAGAACAGCGAGTACGAAGCAGCCAAGGATGAGCAAGCTTTTGTTGAAGGACAAATTTCAAGTCTAGAAACAAAAATCCGCTATGCTGAAATCGTTAATAGCGATGCAGTTGCCCAAGATGAGGTAGCTATCGGTAAGACTGTAACAATCCAAGAAGTCGGTGAAGATGACGAAGAAGTCTATATCATCGTCGGTTCTGCAGGTGCAGATGCTTTTGCTGGTAAGGTTTCAAATGAGAGCCCGATTGGACAAGCCTTGATTGGCAAGAAGACTGGTGATACAGCGACCATCGAGACACCAGTTGGTAGCTATGATGTCAAAATCTTAAAGGTTGAAAAAACAGCCTAA
- the murC gene encoding UDP-N-acetylmuramate--L-alanine ligase, translating into MSKTYHFIGIKGSGMSALALMLHQMGHKVQGSDVEKYYFTQRGLEQAGITILPFDEKNLQGNLEIIAGNAFRPDNNVEIAYADKNGISYKRYHEFLGSFMRDFVSMGVAGAHGKTSTTGMLSHVLSHITDTSFLIGDGTGRGSENAKYFVFESDEYERHFMPYHPEYSIITNIDFDHPDYFTSLEDVFNAFNDYAKQITKGLFVYGEDAELRKITANAPIYYYGFDAEGNDFVASDLLRSTTGSTFTVHFRGQELGQFHIPTFGRHNIMNATAVIGLLYTAGFDLNLVREQLKTFAGVKRRFTEKIVNDTVIIDDFAHHPTEIIATLDAARQKYPSKEIVAIFQPHTFTRTIALLDEFAHALNQADAVYLAQIYGSAREVDHGDVKVEDLANKINKKHQVITVENVSPLLDHDNAVYVFMGAGDIQTYEYSFERLLSNLTSNVQ; encoded by the coding sequence ATGTCAAAAACATATCATTTTATTGGAATCAAGGGATCAGGGATGAGTGCCCTAGCCTTGATGTTGCATCAAATGGGACACAAGGTTCAAGGTTCAGACGTTGAAAAATACTACTTTACTCAACGTGGACTAGAGCAGGCAGGAATTACGATTCTTCCTTTTGATGAAAAGAACCTGCAAGGGAATCTTGAAATTATTGCTGGAAATGCCTTTCGTCCAGACAACAATGTTGAAATCGCCTATGCCGACAAAAATGGTATCAGCTACAAACGTTACCATGAATTCCTAGGTAGCTTTATGCGTGACTTTGTCAGCATGGGGGTTGCAGGAGCGCATGGTAAGACATCAACGACTGGGATGCTGTCTCACGTTTTGTCTCACATCACAGACACTAGCTTCTTGATTGGGGATGGAACGGGTCGAGGTTCTGAAAATGCTAAGTATTTTGTTTTTGAATCTGATGAATATGAGCGTCATTTCATGCCTTACCACCCAGAATACTCTATCATCACCAACATTGACTTTGACCATCCAGATTACTTTACTAGTCTAGAGGATGTTTTCAACGCCTTTAATGACTATGCCAAACAAATCACGAAGGGGTTATTCGTCTATGGTGAGGATGCTGAGTTGCGTAAGATTACAGCCAATGCTCCAATCTATTACTATGGCTTTGATGCTGAGGGAAATGACTTTGTAGCTAGCGACCTTCTACGTTCTACAACTGGTTCGACCTTTACAGTTCACTTCCGTGGTCAAGAATTGGGACAATTCCACATTCCAACTTTTGGTCGTCACAATATCATGAATGCGACAGCTGTTATCGGATTACTTTATACAGCAGGCTTTGATTTGAACTTAGTGCGTGAACAATTGAAAACATTTGCAGGTGTTAAGCGTCGTTTCACTGAGAAAATCGTTAATGATACAGTAATTATTGATGACTTTGCCCACCATCCAACAGAAATCATTGCAACCTTGGATGCGGCTCGTCAGAAATACCCAAGCAAGGAAATCGTGGCAATCTTCCAACCGCATACCTTTACAAGAACCATTGCCTTGTTGGATGAATTTGCCCATGCATTGAATCAAGCAGACGCCGTCTACCTAGCGCAAATCTATGGATCAGCTCGTGAGGTGGACCATGGTGATGTCAAGGTAGAAGATTTGGCTAATAAAATCAACAAGAAGCACCAGGTTATCACTGTTGAAAATGTTTCTCCACTCCTAGACCATGACAATGCTGTTTATGTCTTTATGGGGGCGGGAGACATCCAAACCTATGAATATTCATTTGAACGTCTCTTGTCTAACTTGACAAGCAACGTCCAATAA
- a CDS encoding amino acid permease yields the protein MSENKKKNKMERGLTNRHVQVMAIAGTIGTGLFLGAGRSISLTGPSIILIYMITGAFMFLMMRAVGEMLYQDPEQHTFINFITRHLGKGWGYFSVWSYWLSVVFIGMAEITAISHYVQFWFPSWPSWLIQIVFLTILALVNLIAVKLFGEVEFWFAMVKIVAILAMIATGAFMVLTGFETPHGAASLANISNQFSLFPNGVMNFVMAFQMVFFAYLMIEFIGVTTSETKNPRQVLPKAVKEIPLRIVFFYGGALLAIMSIIPWRELASSDSPFVTVFELAGIKWAAALINFVVLTSAASALNSTLYSTGRHLYQIAHDSPNRFLKAIKADTLSRHNVPQNAIIASAILIALAAFINVLPGVSDAFALITASSSGVYIAIYILIMVAHHKYRKSQDFMADGYLMPQYRLLNPLTILFFIFVFATLFLQESTFMGAVGSAIWIIGFGIYSQWKFRK from the coding sequence ATGAGTGAAAATAAGAAAAAAAATAAGATGGAACGTGGTCTAACCAATCGTCATGTTCAGGTGATGGCTATTGCGGGAACAATCGGAACAGGTCTTTTCCTAGGTGCCGGTCGCTCCATCAGCCTGACAGGCCCTTCTATCATCCTGATTTATATGATTACAGGAGCCTTTATGTTTTTGATGATGAGGGCTGTTGGAGAGATGCTGTATCAGGATCCAGAACAACATACTTTTATCAACTTTATCACCCGTCATTTGGGGAAAGGCTGGGGGTATTTCTCGGTTTGGTCTTATTGGTTGTCTGTCGTCTTTATCGGTATGGCAGAAATCACTGCGATCTCGCATTATGTTCAGTTTTGGTTTCCTAGCTGGCCTAGTTGGCTGATTCAGATTGTTTTTTTAACGATTTTGGCCTTGGTCAATCTGATTGCAGTTAAGCTCTTTGGAGAAGTCGAGTTTTGGTTTGCTATGGTTAAAATTGTGGCTATTTTAGCTATGATTGCAACGGGAGCCTTTATGGTTTTGACAGGATTTGAGACACCGCATGGTGCTGCAAGTTTGGCAAATATCAGCAATCAGTTCTCTCTTTTTCCAAATGGAGTCATGAACTTTGTCATGGCCTTTCAAATGGTATTTTTTGCCTATCTGATGATTGAATTTATCGGAGTGACAACTTCTGAAACCAAGAATCCTCGTCAGGTTTTGCCAAAAGCAGTTAAAGAAATTCCTCTCCGAATTGTCTTCTTCTATGGTGGAGCCCTATTGGCCATTATGTCTATTATTCCCTGGAGAGAACTTGCTTCTTCAGATTCACCATTTGTAACGGTTTTTGAGCTAGCAGGTATCAAGTGGGCGGCAGCTCTGATTAACTTCGTTGTTTTGACGTCGGCAGCATCTGCTCTTAATTCAACCCTCTATTCAACAGGGCGACACCTTTACCAGATTGCCCATGATTCACCCAATCGCTTCTTAAAAGCAATCAAGGCAGATACTCTTTCTCGTCACAATGTTCCGCAAAATGCCATTATTGCCTCAGCAATCTTAATTGCTCTAGCTGCCTTTATCAACGTTTTGCCAGGCGTTTCCGATGCTTTTGCTTTGATTACGGCGTCCTCATCAGGTGTTTACATCGCGATTTATATCTTGATTATGGTGGCACATCACAAATACCGCAAGTCACAAGACTTCATGGCTGACGGCTACCTCATGCCTCAGTATCGCTTGCTCAATCCCCTAACCATCCTCTTTTTCATCTTTGTCTTTGCAACCCTCTTTTTACAAGAGTCTACCTTCATGGGGGCAGTTGGTTCTGCTATCTGGATTATCGGTTTCGGAATTTATAGCCAGTGGAAATTTAGAAAATAA
- the mltG gene encoding endolytic transglycosylase MltG — protein sequence MLWIANKEVKLLSEKSREETLSFKEQILRDLERVRERERREKEDESPITPTPSSQVTPPAPSEQEPNLATEGLMVDSLSTVDKILKNAPSVPPRPSFESSEVTAPEPEESKLEEPAPAKIDAVEPKKEEKEFNTIPTKVAVSYKTDDKKEESVPPVVENVVPAPVEKVDNLADAPRRSRREGTKPAKKKKKSKAKGCLLTFLVFLVLVGIGGFFGYGYVQDSLKPVDASSKDYVTVQIPEGSNIQEIGSTLEKSGLVKHGLIFSLYAKYKNYSDLKSGYYNLKKSMSTDELIQELQKGGTPEPQEPALASLTIPEGYTLEQIAQTVGQLQGEFKEPLTADAFLAKAQDETFISQLVAKYPNLLGSLPTKDSGVRYRLEGYLFPATYTIKESTTVESLIDEMLATMDKTMSSYYASIKEKNLTVNELLSIASLVEKEGAKTEDRKKIAGVFYNRLNLGMPLQSNIAILYAQGKLGQKISLADDAGIDTTIDSPYNVYTHLGLMPGPVDSPSLDAIEASVNQIKSEYLYFVANVEDGKVYFATTKEEHDQNVAEHINSKLTQSSSSN from the coding sequence ATGTTATGGATTGCCAACAAGGAGGTAAAGCTTTTGAGCGAGAAATCAAGAGAAGAAACGTTAAGCTTTAAAGAACAGATTTTACGCGATTTAGAGAGAGTCAGAGAGAGAGAAAGAAGAGAGAAAGAAGATGAAAGTCCGATCACCCCAACTCCATCTTCTCAAGTAACTCCACCCGCTCCTTCTGAACAAGAACCAAATCTTGCCACAGAAGGTTTAATGGTAGACTCTCTGTCAACTGTGGATAAAATTCTTAAAAATGCCCCAAGTGTGCCACCACGCCCAAGCTTTGAATCAAGCGAAGTGACAGCACCAGAACCAGAAGAGTCAAAACTAGAAGAGCCTGCACCAGCCAAGATTGATGCTGTAGAGCCTAAAAAGGAAGAGAAAGAGTTTAACACTATTCCAACTAAAGTGGCTGTTTCCTATAAAACAGATGACAAAAAAGAAGAATCAGTCCCTCCTGTTGTGGAGAATGTAGTGCCTGCTCCAGTTGAGAAAGTTGATAACCTAGCGGATGCTCCACGACGCAGTCGTCGTGAAGGAACAAAGCCAGCTAAGAAAAAGAAGAAATCAAAAGCTAAAGGTTGTTTGCTAACTTTCCTAGTATTCCTAGTTCTTGTAGGTATTGGTGGCTTCTTTGGTTATGGTTACGTTCAAGATTCCTTGAAACCAGTTGATGCGAGCTCTAAGGATTATGTAACGGTTCAAATCCCAGAAGGTTCAAATATTCAAGAAATTGGGAGCACTTTGGAAAAATCTGGTTTGGTAAAACATGGACTCATCTTTAGTTTGTATGCCAAGTATAAGAACTATTCTGACTTAAAATCAGGTTATTACAACTTGAAGAAGAGCATGAGTACGGATGAATTGATCCAAGAATTGCAAAAAGGTGGAACTCCTGAACCTCAAGAACCAGCTCTTGCAAGCCTAACAATTCCAGAAGGATATACATTAGAGCAAATCGCTCAAACAGTAGGGCAACTTCAAGGTGAATTTAAAGAGCCGCTTACTGCGGATGCTTTCTTGGCAAAAGCTCAAGATGAGACCTTTATCTCACAATTAGTCGCCAAGTATCCAAACCTTCTTGGAAGTCTCCCAACAAAAGACAGTGGCGTTCGTTATCGTCTAGAAGGTTACCTTTTCCCAGCAACTTATACCATCAAAGAAAGCACTACAGTTGAAAGTTTGATTGATGAGATGTTGGCTACTATGGATAAGACCATGTCATCATATTACGCCTCAATTAAAGAAAAGAATCTGACAGTCAATGAATTACTCAGTATCGCTTCTCTTGTTGAAAAAGAAGGTGCTAAGACAGAAGACCGCAAGAAGATTGCTGGTGTCTTCTATAACCGCCTAAATCTCGGTATGCCGCTTCAAAGTAATATCGCTATCCTGTATGCCCAAGGCAAGCTTGGTCAAAAGATTAGTCTAGCAGATGACGCTGGAATTGATACAACGATTGATTCACCATACAATGTTTACACACACCTTGGCCTCATGCCTGGACCAGTAGACAGTCCAAGTCTGGATGCCATCGAAGCAAGTGTAAATCAGATAAAGAGTGAGTACTTGTACTTTGTAGCCAATGTCGAAGATGGTAAAGTGTATTTCGCAACGACCAAAGAAGAACATGATCAAAACGTTGCAGAACATATCAATAGCAAACTAACCCAATCAAGTAGTTCAAACTAA
- a CDS encoding cystathionine gamma-synthase has product MKQDRFPLVSDDEIMLTKMPVMDLYDESDFISNIKGDYRDKNYLEWSPINEEETVVSPVVNKESKPSPEPKKVEKTYAELAREEARADLKKKRSAKYLTQDVSHTRRHNGSTFVRQGNQPTAPFQKENPGEFVKFSKNLSQSHYILAEEVGQVANPTPKAQTGKAKKNNYDFLKKSQIYNKKNKQTEQERQVAQELNLTRITE; this is encoded by the coding sequence ATGAAACAAGATCGATTTCCATTGGTGTCAGATGATGAGATCATGCTGACCAAAATGCCAGTCATGGACTTGTACGATGAGTCAGACTTTATTAGCAATATCAAAGGTGATTACCGCGATAAGAACTATTTGGAATGGTCTCCTATCAATGAGGAAGAAACCGTGGTTTCTCCAGTGGTTAATAAGGAGTCAAAGCCAAGCCCAGAACCTAAAAAAGTTGAAAAAACGTATGCTGAATTGGCTCGAGAAGAGGCGCGTGCGGACTTAAAGAAGAAACGTTCAGCCAAGTATTTGACTCAGGATGTTAGTCATACTAGACGACACAATGGTTCAACATTTGTTCGTCAAGGAAACCAACCAACAGCACCATTTCAAAAGGAAAATCCAGGCGAGTTTGTCAAATTTAGTAAAAACTTGAGCCAGTCTCACTATATCTTAGCTGAGGAGGTTGGCCAAGTGGCGAATCCAACTCCGAAAGCCCAAACGGGAAAAGCTAAAAAGAACAACTATGATTTTCTAAAGAAGAGTCAAATCTATAATAAAAAGAATAAGCAAACAGAACAGGAACGTCAGGTTGCCCAAGAGTTGAATCTGACAAGAATTACTGAGTAG
- a CDS encoding GNAT family N-acetyltransferase has product MKIRQARFSDLDRILEIEIENFSLEEAIPRSVFEAHLREIQTSFLVAEKEGRILGYIEGPVVPHRHLQDQSFTEKIKDYSHQPGGYISVTCLSIAKEAQALGVGKRLLSALKEVALEHEREGINLTCHDYLISYYEKHGFVNEGLSQSTYAGETWYNMVWKP; this is encoded by the coding sequence ATGAAAATCAGACAAGCAAGATTTTCGGATTTAGATCGAATCTTAGAGATAGAGATAGAAAATTTTTCTCTTGAGGAAGCCATTCCTCGATCGGTCTTTGAGGCGCACTTACGTGAAATTCAGACCAGTTTTCTGGTAGCTGAAAAAGAGGGACGTATTCTTGGCTACATTGAAGGTCCAGTCGTCCCGCACCGCCATCTCCAAGATCAGTCCTTTACAGAAAAAATAAAAGACTATAGCCATCAACCTGGAGGTTATATTTCTGTGACATGCCTATCTATAGCTAAGGAGGCACAAGCCTTGGGCGTGGGAAAACGACTGTTAAGTGCTCTGAAAGAAGTCGCTTTAGAACATGAACGAGAGGGAATTAACCTGACTTGTCATGATTATCTTATCTCATATTACGAGAAACATGGTTTTGTCAATGAAGGACTATCCCAATCTACTTATGCAGGTGAGACCTGGTATAACATGGTTTGGAAGCCTTGA
- a CDS encoding GNAT family N-acetyltransferase, whose amino-acid sequence MEIPITIRQATLSDLEEMLAIEEANPSLEEALSRQSLEESIRKTAGTFLVAGDENQLVGYVLGEDQSIHPKWIEIKSLTIHPDRWGQGLGTLLLAALKQVTVELDYQGILLQSPDELLSYFEMNGFVEEEMTGSQYDSGSCWYLTWANPFYQEEI is encoded by the coding sequence ATGGAAATTCCAATCACTATAAGGCAAGCCACTTTATCAGATTTAGAAGAAATGTTGGCGATTGAAGAAGCCAATCCTTCGTTAGAAGAGGCACTTAGCCGCCAATCCTTAGAAGAGAGTATCCGCAAGACTGCGGGTACCTTTCTTGTAGCTGGGGATGAAAATCAGCTCGTGGGCTATGTTTTGGGAGAAGATCAGTCTATTCATCCCAAATGGATAGAAATAAAATCATTGACCATTCATCCTGACCGTTGGGGACAGGGGCTGGGAACTCTTCTTCTTGCAGCCTTGAAACAGGTGACAGTCGAACTAGATTATCAAGGTATTCTTTTGCAGAGTCCTGATGAGCTACTATCATATTTTGAAATGAATGGCTTTGTTGAGGAAGAAATGACAGGGAGTCAATATGACAGTGGTTCTTGTTGGTATCTGACTTGGGCTAATCCTTTTTATCAGGAGGAAATATGA